A stretch of the Aegilops tauschii subsp. strangulata cultivar AL8/78 chromosome 4, Aet v6.0, whole genome shotgun sequence genome encodes the following:
- the LOC109772818 gene encoding uncharacterized protein, producing the protein MESMEPMDIDWNRVVSRFVLDETYEGIEAPHWADLADPEARTAAVDDDAWFCRPDCKHPKTADDFLGHTPSPKAKLLRSMSAMMPFAERDANLRDANNNLKRRGAVAGGTAAFASPTKPKPPPKKRFQDDAENQDPALTTPPPAAARPPFGAQRWAKNAKEAIKSSAEKRPDVAEKEALLGRNPAPRQLKSTLSARNLFSGKDILGQISDFYNELKQRMAGGGSQQCVSEDMEEMSPRPINSSDVVEKVDCSSGGGGRVLPDAAKKVARQGTAEKSPSPMKGKKIGLKVEAGKQRSPSVLKEVKATPPTPQRFPSPYVNRVKSVKAAGATSSSPLKKPLKDKVTPNKDQENSRDAKRQPFGVKDMNNNRAYEAEESSSGVFWFLKPCTFLVE; encoded by the exons ATGGAGTCCATGGAGCCCATGGACATCGACTGGAACAGGGTGGTGTCGCGCTTCGTGCTGGACGAGACCTACGAGGGCATCGAGGCGCCGCACTGGGCCGACCTCGCCGACCCCGAGGCCCGCACCGCCGCCGTCGACGACGACGCCTGGTTCTGCCGCCCCG ATTGCAAGCATCCCAAGACGGCCGACGACTTCCTCGGGCACACCCCCAGCCCCAAGGCCAAGCTGCTGCGATCAATGTCCGCCATGATGCCCTTCGCCGAGAGGGACGCCAACCTCAGGGACGCCAATAACAATCTGAAGAGACGAGGCGCCGTCGCCGGCGGCACTGCCGCCTTTGCCTCGCCCACCAAGCCCAAGCCGCCGCCCAAGAAGAGGTTCCAGGACGACGCCGAGAACCAGGACCCCGCGCTGACCACGCCGCCCCCGGCGGCTGCCAGGCCGCCGTTCGGCGCGCAGCGCTGGGCCAAGAACGCCAAGGAGGCCATCAAGTCCAGCGCGGAGAAGCGGCCGGACGTTGCTGAGAAGGAGGCGCTGCTCGGCAGGAACCCGGCGCCGAGGCAGCTCAAGAGCACTCTCTCGGCGAGGAACCTCTTCTCCGGGAAGGACATACTTGGCCAGATATCGGATTTCTACAATGAGCTCAAGCAGCGGATGGCCGGTGGCGGCAGCCAGCAGTGTGTCTCAGAGGACATGGAGGAAATGAGCCCACGCCCAAT AAACAGCAGTGATGTGGTGGAGAAGGTGGATTGTAGCAGCGGCGGCGGTGGTCGGGTTCTGCCGGACGCAGCGAAGAAGGTGGCGAGGCAAGGAACAGCAGAAAAGAGTCCAAGCCCAAT GAAGGGAAAGAAGATTGGGTTGAAGGTGGAAGCAGGGAAGCAAAGATCACCCTCTGTGTTGAAAGAGGTCAAGGCAACACCGCCTACTCCACAGCGGTTTCCATCCCCCTATGTAAACCGTGTCAAGAGCGTGAAAGCTGCAGGCGCAACATCAAGCTCGCCACTCAAGAAGCCACTGAAG GATAAGGTGACGCCTAATAAGGATCAGGAGAACAGCAGAGATGCTAAGAGGCAACCTTTTGGGGTTAAAGATATGAACAACAACAGGGCTTATGAGGCCGAAGAGAGCTCCAGTGGCGTGTTTTGGTTCTTGAAGCCCTGCACTTTCCTGGTGGAGTAG
- the LOC109772819 gene encoding succinate dehydrogenase assembly factor 1, mitochondrial produces MASRTKLSGIQRQALALYRGFLRTARLKSPEERRRIESVVSAEFRENAKSVDRRNFVYIEYLMRRGKRQLDQLKNPDITGLSTLEINKASSIPEQRVEHDLGVSTGRQ; encoded by the exons ATGGCGTCCCGTACAAAGTTATCTGGTATCCAGAGGCAGGCCTTGGCATTATACAGAGGGTTCCTTCGGACAGCACGGCTCAAGTCCCCGGAGGAGCGCCGCAGGATCGAGTCTGTTGTCTCAGCAGAGTTCCGTGAGAATGCCAAGAGTGTAGATCGCAGGAACTTTGTGTACATTGAGTATTTGATGAGGAGAGGGAAGCGGCAGCTCGATCAGCTCAAGAATCCTGATATTACTGGACTTTCTACACTTGAAATAAATAAG GCCTCTTCTATTCCAGAACAACGTGTCGAGCATGATCTTGGTGTTTCTACTGGGAGACAGTAA